The Mesorhizobium koreense genome includes a window with the following:
- a CDS encoding transporter substrate-binding domain-containing protein, with protein sequence MRILRDICLVAAAIAALTSAVSAATPELKLTIGTEGAYPPFNSVGPDGSLVGFDIDIAKALCAEMGADCTFVTQDWQGIIPALQSGRFDAIVSSMAITDEHKKKVDFTHAYYRTTPAIVVRKDSTLAGVAPEDMTGRTLGVRGSTIHSRYARAKYKQSDIRTYPTIAGYEHDLAEGQLDAAMDGRIVLDTWLKTDAGQCCRLLGMIKPDPGLHGQGAGIAVRKGDTDLVNRFNAAIAAIRTNGTYKRINDKYFDFDIYGD encoded by the coding sequence ATGAGAATCCTCAGAGACATATGTCTGGTGGCTGCCGCTATCGCGGCCCTCACGTCCGCGGTAAGTGCCGCCACGCCCGAGCTGAAGCTTACGATCGGCACGGAAGGCGCCTATCCGCCCTTCAACAGCGTCGGCCCGGACGGCAGCCTCGTCGGCTTCGACATCGACATCGCCAAGGCGCTGTGCGCGGAGATGGGGGCTGACTGCACCTTCGTGACGCAGGACTGGCAAGGCATCATTCCTGCCCTTCAGTCCGGCCGGTTCGATGCCATCGTTTCATCGATGGCAATCACCGACGAACACAAAAAGAAGGTCGACTTCACCCATGCCTATTACCGGACGACGCCGGCAATCGTGGTACGGAAGGATTCGACGCTCGCCGGCGTGGCGCCGGAGGATATGACAGGCCGGACGCTCGGTGTCAGGGGATCGACCATTCATTCCAGATACGCCAGGGCGAAATACAAGCAGAGCGATATCCGTACCTACCCGACGATTGCGGGCTACGAGCACGACCTTGCGGAAGGCCAACTCGACGCGGCGATGGACGGCCGGATCGTGCTCGACACATGGCTGAAGACCGATGCCGGCCAGTGCTGCCGTCTACTGGGCATGATCAAGCCCGACCCCGGGTTGCATGGCCAGGGCGCCGGCATCGCGGTGCGCAAGGGCGACACCGATCTGGTCAACAGGTTCAACGCGGCGATCGCCGCCATCCGCACCAACGGAACGTATAAGAGGATCAACGACAAATATTTCGATTTCGATATTTACGGCGACTGA